In Hymenobacter sp. 5317J-9, the following are encoded in one genomic region:
- a CDS encoding efflux RND transporter permease subunit produces the protein MEALVTLPVETALNGATGVAAVRSNSAIGLGMVFVEFDYGTDIFTARQIVAEKLQTVSGQLPTGITPVLGPISSVMGQIMLVGLSGGQQTNAADLRTLANYTVRQRLLSIPGVAQVIPIGGDNLQYQVLLDMPRLNATGLTVTQVEEALRRSNLNTTGNFFDRNGSEVLIRNLGRLRSVADIENIIVGYRQGSPISVKQVATVAFGARFKRGDGSVNGKPAVILSIEKQPGTATVGLTQAVEKALVELKPSLPKDVQVNTRLFKQADFIESSITNVEEALRDGAILVVIVLFAFLLNVRTTFISLVAIPLSLLVTALVFRVAGISINTMTLGGLAIAIGELVDDAIVDVENVFRRLRENQYLPQPKPALQVIYAASSEVRNSIVYATIIVVLVFLPLFALEGMEGRIFAPLGIAYITSIVASLFVSLTITPVLCYYLLPKMKQIRAAEQEGGLVRWLKRKDTGLLGWGLAHPKMVLTVTGLLFALAASLVPFFGTEFLPPFNEGSLTVNFSAPAGTSLTESNKLGTLGEEQILQLPEVAYTARRTGRAELDEHAESVNNSEIEVAFKTEQELEREGKKMRSREEILADLRQRLGLITGVNVNIGQPISHRLDHLLSGVRAQVAIKIFGNDLLELRRYANEIRTAAGAVPGVVDLQVEKQVQIPQLLVRPRDAALRAYGLERGQVVATLETLFQGDVVSQMLDGQKRFDLIVKLPEAQRNDIATIAQTRIETPSGALIPVSQVADVSYEPGPNTVNHENTQRRITVSMNVAGRDLGSTVKEVQARINQQVKLPAGYYLTYGGQFESQQSASQKILWLSLFSLAGIFLVLYSHFKSGLMVGQIMLNIPLALIGSVVAVLLTGGTFSIASLVGFITLTGIASRNGIMMISHYIHLVEHEGEKFSKEMIIRGSLERLVPVLMTALVAALALVPLTLAKDAPGKEILYPVATVILGGLLSSTFLDIVVTPVVFWLFGEKALAQYLRGHHEVSLDAHPQELDAQPLTPPADQNPVQPAV, from the coding sequence GTGGAGGCCCTGGTGACGCTGCCCGTGGAAACGGCCCTGAACGGGGCTACCGGCGTGGCGGCCGTGCGCTCCAACTCGGCCATCGGCCTGGGCATGGTGTTCGTGGAGTTCGACTACGGCACCGACATTTTCACCGCCCGCCAGATTGTGGCCGAGAAGCTGCAAACCGTGAGCGGGCAGCTGCCCACCGGCATCACACCGGTGCTGGGGCCAATTTCCTCGGTTATGGGCCAGATTATGCTGGTAGGCCTCTCGGGCGGCCAGCAGACCAACGCCGCCGACCTGCGCACGCTGGCCAACTACACCGTGCGCCAGCGCCTGCTCTCCATTCCCGGCGTGGCCCAGGTCATTCCCATCGGCGGCGACAACCTGCAGTACCAGGTGCTGCTGGACATGCCCCGCCTGAACGCCACGGGCCTGACCGTGACGCAGGTGGAGGAGGCGTTGCGCCGCTCCAACCTCAACACCACCGGCAACTTCTTCGACCGCAACGGCTCGGAGGTGCTCATTCGCAACCTGGGCCGCCTGCGCTCAGTGGCCGATATCGAGAACATCATCGTCGGCTACCGGCAGGGCTCGCCCATCAGCGTGAAGCAGGTGGCCACCGTGGCTTTCGGGGCCCGCTTCAAGCGCGGCGACGGCAGCGTGAACGGCAAGCCCGCTGTCATTCTGAGCATCGAGAAGCAGCCGGGCACGGCCACCGTGGGCCTGACGCAGGCCGTGGAAAAGGCGCTGGTCGAGTTGAAGCCCTCGCTGCCGAAGGACGTGCAAGTGAACACGCGCCTGTTCAAGCAGGCCGATTTTATCGAGTCGTCGATTACCAACGTCGAGGAGGCGCTGCGCGACGGAGCTATTCTGGTGGTCATCGTGCTGTTTGCGTTCCTGCTGAACGTGCGCACCACCTTTATCTCGCTGGTAGCTATTCCACTCTCGCTGCTGGTGACGGCGCTGGTGTTCCGGGTAGCCGGCATTAGCATCAACACCATGACGCTGGGCGGGCTGGCCATTGCCATCGGCGAGCTGGTGGATGACGCCATCGTGGACGTGGAAAACGTGTTCCGGCGGCTGCGCGAAAACCAATACCTGCCCCAGCCCAAACCGGCCTTGCAGGTGATTTACGCCGCCTCCTCGGAGGTGCGCAACTCCATCGTGTACGCCACCATCATCGTGGTGCTGGTATTCCTGCCGCTCTTCGCGCTTGAAGGCATGGAAGGGCGCATTTTCGCCCCACTGGGCATTGCCTACATCACCAGCATCGTGGCCTCGCTGTTCGTGTCGCTCACCATTACGCCGGTGCTCTGCTACTACCTGCTGCCCAAGATGAAGCAGATTCGGGCGGCCGAGCAGGAAGGGGGCCTGGTGCGCTGGCTTAAGCGTAAGGACACTGGCCTGCTGGGCTGGGGCCTGGCCCACCCAAAAATGGTGCTTACGGTCACCGGGCTGCTGTTCGCGCTGGCGGCCTCACTGGTGCCTTTCTTCGGCACTGAGTTCCTGCCGCCCTTTAACGAGGGCTCGCTCACGGTCAATTTCTCGGCCCCGGCCGGCACCTCGCTCACCGAGTCCAACAAGCTGGGCACGCTGGGGGAGGAGCAGATTTTGCAGCTGCCCGAAGTGGCCTACACTGCCCGCCGCACCGGCCGCGCCGAACTGGACGAACACGCCGAGTCGGTCAATAACTCGGAAATCGAAGTGGCCTTCAAAACCGAGCAGGAGTTGGAACGAGAGGGAAAAAAGATGCGCAGCCGGGAGGAAATCCTGGCCGACCTGCGCCAGCGGCTGGGCCTGATTACCGGTGTGAACGTCAACATCGGCCAGCCCATCAGCCACCGCCTCGACCACCTGCTGAGCGGGGTGCGGGCGCAAGTAGCCATCAAAATCTTCGGCAACGACCTGCTGGAGCTACGCCGCTACGCCAACGAAATCCGCACCGCCGCCGGCGCGGTGCCCGGCGTAGTCGACTTGCAGGTGGAAAAGCAGGTGCAGATTCCGCAGCTGCTGGTGCGCCCCCGCGATGCCGCCCTGCGGGCCTACGGCCTGGAGCGCGGCCAGGTGGTGGCCACGCTGGAAACGCTGTTTCAGGGCGACGTGGTGTCGCAGATGCTCGACGGCCAGAAGCGCTTCGACCTCATTGTGAAGCTGCCCGAAGCCCAGCGCAACGACATCGCCACCATCGCCCAGACCCGCATCGAAACCCCGTCCGGGGCGCTGATTCCGGTGAGCCAGGTGGCCGACGTAAGCTACGAGCCCGGCCCCAACACCGTCAACCACGAAAACACCCAGCGCCGCATCACCGTCTCGATGAACGTGGCCGGGCGCGACCTGGGCAGCACCGTCAAGGAAGTGCAGGCCCGCATCAACCAGCAGGTGAAGCTGCCGGCGGGCTACTACCTGACCTACGGCGGCCAGTTTGAAAGCCAGCAGTCGGCCTCGCAGAAGATTCTCTGGCTGAGCCTGTTTTCGCTGGCCGGCATCTTCCTGGTGCTGTACTCGCACTTCAAGTCCGGGCTGATGGTGGGGCAGATTATGCTCAACATTCCGCTGGCCCTCATCGGCTCGGTGGTGGCCGTGCTGCTCACGGGCGGCACGTTTAGCATTGCCTCGCTGGTGGGCTTCATCACCCTCACCGGCATTGCCTCGCGCAACGGCATCATGATGATTTCGCACTACATCCACCTCGTGGAGCACGAGGGCGAGAAGTTCAGCAAGGAGATGATTATCCGGGGCTCGCTCGAACGCCTGGTGCCGGTGCTGATGACGGCCCTGGTGGCGGCGCTGGCCCTGGTGCCGCTCACGCTGGCTAAGGACGCGCCGGGCAAGGAAATCCTCTACCCGGTGGCCACCGTCATCCTCGGCGGGTTGCTCAGCTCCACCTTCCTCGACATCGTGGTGACGCCAGTGGTGTTCTGGCTCTTCGGCGAAAAGGCCCTGGCCCAGTACCTGCGCGGCCACCACGAAGTCAGTCTCGATGCCCACCCGCAGGAGCTGGATGCCCAGCCGCTCACGCCGCCTGCCGACCAGAACCCGGTGCAGCCCGCCGTCTAA
- a CDS encoding helix-turn-helix transcriptional regulator has translation MSLTSLPTPDDAGCVLYIKHMVCARGIRVVRRELESLGLRVLEVRLGAATVAGHAEQLDWARIRQALAAAGFALLESPAQALVDRVKQAVAQLLRRSGNTLRHREFIPALAREVGLDGRRLHAAFAQLPGHESLISYITRQRLAYAQELLQTSRLDIGRIARQLGYGSLAHFSGQFRRFAQCSPSVYRQQVVLAQNID, from the coding sequence ATGTCTCTCACTTCACTCCCCACGCCCGACGATGCCGGCTGTGTGCTTTACATCAAGCACATGGTCTGCGCGCGCGGTATTCGGGTGGTGCGGCGGGAGCTGGAAAGCCTGGGGCTGCGGGTGCTGGAGGTGCGGCTCGGCGCGGCGACGGTGGCCGGTCACGCCGAGCAGTTGGACTGGGCCCGTATTCGCCAGGCACTGGCTGCGGCCGGCTTTGCCCTGCTGGAAAGCCCTGCGCAGGCGCTGGTAGACCGGGTGAAACAGGCCGTGGCCCAGCTGCTGCGGCGCTCCGGCAACACGCTGCGGCACCGCGAATTCATTCCCGCCCTGGCCCGGGAGGTGGGCCTGGACGGCCGCCGCCTGCACGCGGCCTTCGCCCAACTGCCCGGCCACGAAAGCCTTATCAGCTACATCACCCGCCAGCGGCTGGCCTACGCGCAGGAATTGCTACAGACCTCCCGGCTCGACATCGGGCGCATTGCCCGGCAGCTGGGCTACGGCAGCCTGGCGCACTTCTCCGGCCAGTTCCGACGGTTTGCGCAGTGCTCGCCCTCCGTCTATCGCCAACAGGTGGTTTTGGCGCAGAACATTGATTAG
- a CDS encoding HNH endonuclease, with protein sequence MARITRTLQLPMPADAVNQQRAQQFFGAYTCQMMVGPLDTPFYLGTPTPRACRFCGRTEPEVSFRKDAHVMPDFMGNRNILSYFECDTCNALFAKYEDSFANYLGVARTFNQIKGKNKKVPKFKDNKTGLEVSMGAEGLHIKTIQGQDPLIIDEATNSAQLVTTRPSYIPIHLVKLLLKMALCLLDEPEVADYAWARRFVTSEEHDEAAQGMGLLSVMMHSIPGPPVFPAPFAQLYTRNETAPADIPEKVFVLYYANYYFQLALPFSRVDKVRFLAITPPLKTIDIPVFPLLIGETWLADYGPASFKRVDFTSNQKRVGEEHRFSLSFEKMVELPLDPAAPNDASHGAIDVKPA encoded by the coding sequence ATGGCCAGAATTACCAGAACACTGCAACTACCCATGCCGGCCGATGCAGTAAATCAACAACGTGCCCAACAGTTCTTTGGGGCATATACTTGTCAAATGATGGTTGGTCCCTTGGACACGCCATTTTATTTAGGGACGCCCACGCCTAGGGCTTGCCGGTTTTGTGGCAGAACGGAACCGGAGGTGTCGTTCCGGAAGGATGCGCACGTAATGCCCGACTTTATGGGCAACCGCAATATTCTTTCCTACTTCGAGTGCGACACGTGCAACGCGTTGTTTGCGAAGTACGAAGACTCGTTCGCCAACTACCTGGGCGTGGCCCGAACCTTTAACCAGATTAAAGGCAAGAACAAGAAAGTCCCCAAATTCAAGGACAACAAGACCGGGCTGGAGGTGTCGATGGGCGCGGAAGGGCTGCACATCAAGACGATTCAGGGCCAGGACCCGCTCATCATTGATGAGGCTACAAACTCGGCGCAGCTGGTAACTACTCGCCCCAGCTACATTCCGATTCATCTGGTCAAGCTGTTGCTGAAAATGGCCCTTTGCTTACTTGATGAGCCGGAAGTGGCCGACTATGCGTGGGCCAGACGGTTCGTTACCTCGGAGGAGCATGATGAAGCGGCCCAGGGCATGGGCTTGCTAAGCGTAATGATGCACTCCATTCCCGGACCGCCGGTATTTCCGGCACCCTTCGCCCAACTCTACACCCGTAACGAGACAGCACCAGCCGACATCCCGGAAAAGGTGTTTGTGCTCTACTATGCCAACTACTATTTCCAGTTGGCATTGCCCTTCAGTCGGGTCGATAAGGTTCGATTCCTGGCGATTACGCCTCCTTTGAAGACCATTGACATACCCGTCTTCCCACTCTTAATCGGGGAAACGTGGCTGGCGGATTACGGCCCTGCCTCGTTTAAGCGGGTTGATTTCACTTCCAATCAGAAGCGCGTAGGAGAGGAGCATCGGTTTTCCCTATCCTTCGAGAAAATGGTGGAACTACCGCTTGACCCGGCAGCACCAAATGATGCAAGCCACGGGGCAATTGATGTAAAACCAGCCTAA
- a CDS encoding four-helix bundle copper-binding protein, whose translation MHAQNKSLLDALNACIAACEHCATACLQEDDVKMMARCISLDRDCADVCALTARLLARGSEHAAHLLRECAEVCKACGDECEKHGAHMQHCKECAEACRRCEEACRAGLSTAA comes from the coding sequence ATGCACGCTCAGAATAAATCTCTCCTCGACGCCCTCAACGCCTGCATCGCCGCCTGCGAGCACTGCGCCACCGCCTGCCTGCAGGAAGATGATGTCAAAATGATGGCTCGCTGTATTAGCCTCGACCGCGATTGCGCCGATGTCTGTGCCCTGACGGCCCGGCTGCTGGCCCGTGGTTCGGAGCACGCCGCGCATTTGCTGCGCGAGTGCGCCGAAGTGTGCAAGGCCTGCGGCGACGAGTGCGAAAAGCACGGAGCCCACATGCAGCATTGCAAGGAGTGCGCCGAGGCCTGCCGCCGCTGTGAGGAAGCTTGCCGCGCCGGCCTGAGCACCGCTGCCTAA
- a CDS encoding heavy-metal-associated domain-containing protein, with amino-acid sequence MKTLQFKTNINCGGCIKAVTPTLNEQAGAGNWQVDTANPDKILTVNSDKLSPEEVVQAVEQAGFKIAAA; translated from the coding sequence ATGAAAACGCTTCAATTCAAAACCAACATCAACTGCGGCGGCTGCATCAAGGCCGTCACGCCCACCCTCAACGAGCAGGCCGGTGCCGGCAACTGGCAGGTCGATACGGCTAACCCCGATAAGATTCTGACCGTGAACTCGGACAAGCTTTCGCCGGAAGAAGTCGTGCAGGCCGTCGAGCAGGCCGGCTTTAAGATAGCCGCTGCGTAA
- a CDS encoding multicopper oxidase domain-containing protein, whose product MRVLILLTLLLSTLGAGAQSMPGMAMPKPQEPYLTQSAPPAEQARGTIVTPRTSYVGKRVEYDLYVEDRMVNFTGKMRHAIGINGQIPAPTLRFNEGDTAVIRVHNQMAMETSVHWHGLLVPNQYDGVPYLTTDPIKAGAVHTYTFPLRQSGTYWYHSHTMLQEQAGLYGSIVVQPQEIQYQLKEYVLVLSDWTDHRPKEVLRYLKRAGEWFAVQKGATQSYGEALAAGYFKDKLKQEWQRMPAMDVADVFYNKFLMNGQELSYFKDAQPGEVVRLRIINGSASSYFKIQYAGGPMQVIAADGINVEPFPTSKLEIATAETYDLLITVPAMGAAELRATSSDVTGYTSGYFGQGEPMRTPDLPKLNYFQMTREMNSMGNMTGMSMGGAGQMSPKGASSPAGGAMKGMDMSGGQATKTPAPQGAGTMAGMDMQQGTAPATSTAPPRNRPMNQQEKGGMGMGSLQDSGSMGGMDMGGMAMGGMSGDFNYNQLRALHPTTLDSTKQWREIHLTLTGNMLRYVWSFDNKTLSESDNIPIRRGENVRMVFQNMTMMRHPLHLHGHFFRLVNSQGAYSPMKHTFDIQSMGKVTIEFDANEDQDWFFHCHTLYHMMSGMARVISYEGSPQNEYARTGYRHLKREDNKLYPWADLAVHSQGSFLEANLSNNKNALEFEGRVNYQGNYETETHLLRYLDKRQFLAAFVGYDLRDNKTLRSASDSEGGNRRTEDNNRNFRRQAEVGVYYMLPLLVRAELRTDLTGQLRAQLERRDLPLSNNVFMDIRANTDREFTLGFRYMVSKYASLSTNYDNQYGWGAGLTFHY is encoded by the coding sequence ATGAGAGTTCTGATTTTACTTACCCTGCTACTTTCTACCCTCGGGGCCGGGGCGCAGTCGATGCCCGGCATGGCCATGCCCAAGCCGCAGGAACCCTACCTCACCCAATCGGCCCCGCCGGCGGAGCAGGCGCGGGGCACCATCGTCACGCCCCGGACGAGCTACGTCGGCAAGCGGGTTGAATACGACCTGTACGTGGAAGACCGTATGGTCAATTTCACCGGCAAAATGCGCCACGCCATTGGCATCAACGGCCAGATTCCGGCCCCTACCCTGCGCTTCAACGAGGGCGACACTGCCGTTATCCGGGTTCACAACCAGATGGCGATGGAAACCTCCGTGCACTGGCACGGCCTACTGGTGCCCAATCAATATGATGGGGTGCCTTATCTGACGACAGACCCCATCAAGGCCGGGGCCGTGCACACCTACACCTTCCCGCTGCGGCAGAGCGGCACCTACTGGTACCACTCCCACACCATGCTCCAGGAGCAGGCCGGGCTCTACGGCTCCATCGTGGTGCAGCCCCAGGAAATCCAGTATCAGCTAAAAGAGTACGTGCTGGTGCTCTCCGACTGGACCGACCACCGTCCCAAAGAAGTGCTGCGCTACCTCAAGCGGGCCGGCGAGTGGTTTGCCGTGCAGAAAGGCGCGACCCAGAGCTACGGCGAGGCCCTGGCCGCCGGCTACTTCAAGGACAAGCTCAAGCAGGAATGGCAGCGGATGCCGGCCATGGACGTGGCCGACGTGTTCTACAACAAGTTCCTGATGAACGGACAGGAGCTGAGCTACTTCAAAGATGCCCAGCCCGGCGAGGTGGTACGCCTGCGCATCATCAACGGCAGCGCCTCATCCTACTTCAAGATACAGTATGCCGGCGGGCCGATGCAGGTCATCGCCGCCGATGGCATCAACGTGGAGCCCTTCCCGACCAGCAAGCTCGAAATTGCCACCGCCGAAACCTACGACCTGCTCATCACCGTGCCCGCGATGGGCGCGGCCGAGCTGCGGGCCACCTCCTCCGACGTGACGGGCTACACCTCCGGCTACTTCGGGCAGGGCGAGCCCATGCGCACCCCTGACCTGCCCAAGCTCAACTACTTCCAGATGACGCGGGAGATGAACAGCATGGGCAACATGACCGGCATGAGCATGGGCGGGGCCGGCCAGATGAGCCCGAAAGGCGCTTCGTCTCCGGCCGGCGGTGCCATGAAAGGCATGGACATGAGCGGCGGCCAGGCCACGAAAACGCCCGCCCCGCAAGGTGCGGGCACTATGGCGGGCATGGACATGCAGCAGGGCACCGCGCCGGCCACCTCCACGGCCCCGCCCCGCAACCGCCCGATGAACCAGCAGGAAAAGGGCGGCATGGGCATGGGCAGCCTGCAGGATTCGGGCAGTATGGGCGGCATGGATATGGGCGGGATGGCCATGGGCGGAATGAGCGGCGACTTCAACTATAACCAGCTGCGCGCCCTGCACCCCACCACCCTGGACTCCACGAAGCAGTGGCGGGAAATCCACCTCACCCTGACCGGCAACATGCTGCGCTACGTCTGGTCGTTCGACAACAAAACCTTGTCCGAGTCCGACAACATTCCCATCCGCAGGGGCGAAAACGTGCGCATGGTCTTCCAGAATATGACCATGATGCGCCACCCGCTGCACCTGCACGGGCACTTCTTTCGCCTCGTTAACTCGCAGGGCGCGTACTCGCCCATGAAGCACACCTTTGACATTCAGTCGATGGGCAAGGTCACCATTGAGTTCGACGCCAACGAGGACCAGGACTGGTTTTTCCACTGCCACACCCTCTACCACATGATGTCGGGCATGGCCCGCGTCATCAGCTACGAGGGCAGCCCCCAGAACGAGTACGCCCGCACGGGCTACCGTCACCTCAAGCGCGAAGACAACAAGCTCTACCCCTGGGCCGACTTGGCGGTGCACTCGCAGGGCAGCTTTCTGGAAGCCAACCTCTCCAACAACAAGAACGCCCTCGAATTTGAGGGCCGGGTAAACTACCAGGGCAACTACGAAACCGAAACCCACCTGCTACGCTATCTCGACAAGCGGCAGTTCCTGGCCGCCTTCGTGGGCTACGACCTGCGCGACAACAAAACCCTGCGCTCGGCCTCCGACAGCGAGGGTGGCAACCGCCGCACCGAAGACAATAACCGCAACTTCCGCCGCCAGGCCGAGGTCGGGGTTTACTATATGTTGCCCCTGCTCGTGCGCGCCGAGCTGCGCACCGACCTCACCGGTCAGCTGCGGGCGCAGTTGGAGCGTCGCGACCTGCCCCTGAGCAACAACGTCTTCATGGACATCCGGGCCAATACGGACCGGGAGTTTACCCTCGGCTTCCGCTACATGGTCAGCAAGTACGCCTCGCTCAGCACCAATTACGACAACCAGTACGGTTGGGGCGCGGGCCTCACCTTCCACTACTAA
- a CDS encoding DUF6122 family protein, with product MRPRVVGTRDHAPGAKQEPAGKLSSRYAKAIAHDTTARFTQPTAPRQPRKPFKLFSAQTLVHYSLHFAFPAVLALVFFPLMWQTAYLIMVATMLIDLDHLLAKPIFEPRRCSIGYHPLHSFYVLPVYVLLLLLPATQIVAVGILFHLLTDTVDCLWSFRHCHECYLNSRIYALRNWLRKPLSREGID from the coding sequence GTGCGGCCCCGGGTCGTGGGCACCCGGGACCACGCGCCCGGAGCGAAACAGGAGCCAGCGGGGAAGCTGAGCAGCAGGTATGCCAAAGCAATAGCCCACGATACCACAGCCCGCTTTACCCAGCCCACTGCCCCGCGCCAGCCACGCAAGCCGTTCAAATTATTTAGCGCCCAAACGCTGGTGCACTACAGCCTGCACTTTGCTTTCCCGGCCGTGCTGGCGCTGGTGTTTTTTCCCTTGATGTGGCAAACGGCTTACCTGATAATGGTGGCCACGATGCTCATTGACCTGGACCACCTGCTGGCCAAACCCATCTTCGAACCACGGCGCTGCAGCATCGGGTATCATCCGCTGCACTCATTCTACGTCCTACCGGTGTACGTCTTGCTGCTCCTGCTGCCAGCGACGCAAATTGTCGCCGTGGGCATCCTGTTTCACCTGCTCACGGATACGGTGGATTGCCTATGGAGCTTCCGCCACTGCCATGAGTGCTACCTCAACTCCCGTATTTACGCCCTGCGCAATTGGCTGCGGAAGCCCCTGAGCCGCGAGGGAATCGATTAA
- a CDS encoding AAA family ATPase, translating to MSYPMHIRLAKLTLVFTAATEELPFEDVTYFYGQMGAGKSSIARLIDYCLGGKFDLSPALQSEFTTATLSLFVNEKPLALERQRDSEYVVCSWRDEQGNFDLILPARKAGTGGPLIPGTEVEVLSDLLFYLAGIRPPRVRRSKLKEDSELSRLSLRDLLWFCYLDQDGFDSNFFQLDGGDPFKRLKSLDVLRFILGFHQEQVAELESELQELYARRQQLQGAAKSLKESLIEADVASEEEIQAKVGVFEAEAADVSQKLTDLRAQHLQIPHGTDSLRQKARALTEEMVALEEAEPQILRTIDQDRRHKNEILTLGLKVQRVAAARAVLGGVAFEACPRCTQTLPERPAHDCPVCGQEEPTEGGANLDPAVIASDSKARIGELDDSIARHEDQLARLRRRARELARDREAVDNSLTQLMRNYDSAYLSTALVLERRAAEIVQQINDLRRLVLLPRKVQELFRQADELQGQEITLRRRLEAARIGAEADMGNLHKLEAYFLDCLVRAQMPGVSVENTVKINTKTFLPEVTEASTGDVTVMSFANLSSGGKKTLFKACFALAIHRLATEVGAMLPSLLIIDSPMKNISERENKAQFEGFHALVYDLLEAELQGTQAILIDKEFIVRDETSPLAFSVRHMMPGSDENPPLIPYYKGL from the coding sequence ATGAGCTACCCGATGCACATTCGCTTGGCGAAGTTGACGCTGGTTTTCACCGCCGCCACGGAAGAGCTGCCCTTTGAGGACGTGACGTATTTTTATGGGCAGATGGGAGCAGGTAAATCCAGCATCGCGCGCCTGATTGATTACTGCTTAGGAGGGAAATTCGATTTGTCTCCGGCTTTGCAAAGCGAGTTTACTACGGCCACGCTTAGCCTGTTTGTTAATGAAAAGCCACTGGCGCTGGAAAGGCAACGAGACAGTGAATACGTGGTGTGCAGCTGGCGCGATGAGCAAGGAAACTTCGACCTGATTCTGCCCGCGCGAAAAGCAGGCACAGGCGGGCCGTTGATTCCCGGAACGGAAGTGGAAGTACTGTCCGACCTGCTGTTCTACTTAGCGGGCATTCGGCCACCGCGGGTGCGCCGCAGCAAGCTGAAAGAAGATTCGGAGTTGTCACGCCTGAGTTTGCGGGACCTGCTGTGGTTTTGCTACTTGGACCAGGACGGGTTTGACAGCAATTTCTTTCAACTCGACGGCGGCGACCCGTTCAAGCGCCTCAAAAGCTTAGATGTTCTGCGCTTTATCCTTGGGTTCCATCAGGAACAGGTAGCTGAACTCGAATCTGAACTGCAGGAACTCTACGCCCGCCGGCAACAATTGCAAGGGGCTGCTAAGTCCCTTAAAGAAAGCTTAATCGAAGCCGATGTGGCTTCTGAAGAAGAGATTCAAGCCAAGGTGGGCGTGTTTGAGGCCGAAGCAGCCGACGTCTCACAAAAGCTGACCGATTTGCGGGCCCAGCACCTGCAAATTCCGCACGGCACCGACAGCTTGCGGCAGAAGGCCCGCGCCCTGACGGAAGAAATGGTGGCCCTCGAAGAAGCCGAACCACAGATTTTGCGCACCATAGACCAGGACCGCCGCCACAAAAACGAGATTTTGACGCTCGGCCTAAAAGTGCAGCGGGTAGCCGCCGCTAGGGCGGTTCTTGGTGGCGTGGCCTTCGAAGCGTGTCCGCGGTGCACGCAAACCTTGCCCGAGCGTCCCGCCCATGACTGCCCGGTGTGTGGCCAAGAAGAGCCCACAGAGGGCGGCGCCAACTTGGACCCGGCTGTCATAGCCAGCGACAGCAAAGCGCGCATCGGCGAGCTGGACGATTCCATTGCGCGGCACGAAGACCAACTAGCACGCCTGCGTCGCCGGGCGAGGGAGTTGGCCCGCGACCGGGAGGCGGTCGACAATTCTCTGACGCAACTCATGCGCAACTACGACTCGGCCTACTTATCCACCGCGTTGGTGCTGGAGCGGCGGGCCGCTGAAATAGTTCAGCAAATTAATGATTTGCGCCGGTTGGTGTTGTTGCCGCGAAAAGTGCAAGAGCTATTTCGGCAGGCTGACGAGCTACAAGGGCAAGAAATCACGTTGCGACGCCGACTAGAAGCGGCTCGCATCGGTGCCGAAGCAGACATGGGCAATTTGCACAAGCTGGAAGCCTACTTTCTTGACTGCTTGGTTCGGGCCCAGATGCCGGGTGTTTCGGTTGAAAACACTGTTAAAATCAATACCAAGACCTTTTTGCCGGAAGTGACGGAAGCTTCTACCGGTGATGTAACCGTCATGTCGTTTGCCAACCTAAGCAGCGGCGGAAAAAAAACGCTTTTCAAGGCGTGTTTTGCTTTGGCTATTCACCGCCTAGCCACCGAAGTGGGTGCTATGCTGCCGTCGCTGCTCATCATTGATTCGCCAATGAAGAACATCAGTGAACGTGAAAATAAGGCGCAGTTTGAGGGTTTTCACGCGTTGGTGTATGACCTGCTGGAAGCAGAACTGCAAGGCACGCAGGCCATACTAATTGACAAAGAATTTATCGTTCGTGATGAGACGTCACCTCTAGCTTTCTCCGTGCGGCACATGATGCCGGGTAGTGATGAAAATCCGCCGTTGATTCCTTATTACAAAGGTTTGTAA